From the Sanguibacter sp. HDW7 genome, the window CGGCGTCGAGGCCGCGCTCCTCAAGACCACCGACGCCGAGCTCGCCGGCATCTACACGCGCCGCGACCCCGCGACCGTCGCACCCCTCACCGCAGGCGCGATCGTCCGCCCGCTCGACGCGCTCGAGGGCGACGCCGACGACATCGACGTCGCGATCCTCTGCGGCGGCTCACGCAGCGACCTGCCCGAGCAGACGCCAGCGATCGCGCGCTTCCTGCCCGTCGTCGACTCCTTCGACACGCACGCGCGCATCCCCGAGCACTTTGAGCACGTCGACGCCGCCGCCCGTGCGGGCGGCAACGTCGCCCTCATCTCCGCAGGCTGGGACCCGGGCCTCTTCTCGATCAACCGCGTCTACGGCGAGGCGCTCCTGCCCGACGGCGACACGTACACGTTCTGGGGCCGAGGCCTCTCCCAGGGACACTCCGACGCGATCCGGCGCGTGCCGGGCGTCGCGGCCGGCATCCAGTACACCCACCCGGTCGCCGCGGCCGTCGACGCCGTCCGCTCGGGAGCCCGCCCCGAGCTCACGACACGCGAGAAGCACACGCGCGAGTGCTTCGTCGTCCTCGCCGAGGGCGCCGACGCCGACGCGGTGCGCGAGGCGATCGTCACGATGCCCGACTACTTCGCCGACTACGACACGACCGTGCGCTTCATCGACGCCGACGAGCTCGCGCGCGACCACGCCGGCATGCCCCACGGCGGCTTCGTCATCCGCGCGGCGGAAACCTCCGACGGCACCAACCAGGTCGTCGAGTACTCGCTGCGCCTCGACTCCAACCCCGAGCTCACCGCGAGCGTGCTCGTCGCCGCAGCACGCGCCGTCGCCCGCCTCCAGGCGCGCGGCGAGGCGGGCGCCATCACCCTGCTCGACGTGCCGCCCGCGCTGCTCTCGCCGCGCTCGGCCGCCGAGCTGCGGCGCGACCTGCTCTGAGGCTCGCACGGTTCTCGGACGCGAACGGCGACCCCTCGTGCGAGGGGCCGCCGTTCGTGTATCAGAGGTGGTCCGAGCGCCACGCCTACACCGTGGACGTCGTGCTCACCGGTCGGGTCGCGCTCGGCGCGAACGTCGTGCTCGGCTCAGCCGCGTACCTTGGCGAGCAGCTCGGGGTTCGAGGGCTCGACGAGGTGGGTGCCGTCGTCGAAGACGATGACGGGGATGTTCTGACGGCCCGCGATCTCGATCGCGCGGTCGCGCGCGGCCTCGTCGTGCTCGACGTCGACGTACGTGTACGCGACGCCCTCGCGGTCGAGAAGCGCCTTGGCGCGCGTGCAGTCGCCGCACCAGTCGGCGCCGTACATCGTGATGCTCCCGGACATCTTTCCTCCTCGGGTCGTCGTGCGCCCGTCCGCACGGACGGGCACCTCCTCCCACGGTACGGCGTCCCCGCGCGAGCGCAGGTGTGGCGCCTGACGCGGGCCCGACCGCGCTGGTGCGGCCCATCCGTGCCGGAGGGGCTCAGCCGTGCCGGTGGGGCTCGTGGGCGGCATGGTCGGCCGTCTCGATCTGGAACGTCGAGTGCTCGAGCGACACCGGGAAGTGCGTCGCGACACACTCGGCGAGCCGGTGGAGGATCTCCGGGGCGTGCCCCGTGCGGAAGCAGTCGTCGTCGACGACGACGTGCGCCGAGATGACCGGCAGCCCCGTCGCGACGGTCGACGCATGCAGGTCGTGGACGTCCACGACGTGGTCGACGCCAAGCATGTGCTCGCGGACGACGGCGAGGTCGAGGCCGCGCGGCGTCTGCTCGAGGAGGATCCCGCCCGCCTCGCGGAGGATCGTCACGGCGCGCGGCACGATGAGCGCGGCGATGAGCAGGCCTGCGAGGGCGTCGGCCTGGAGCCAGCCCGTCGTGCGGATGACGATCGCGGCGACGATGACACCGACGGAGCCGAGCGCGTCGTTGACGACCTCGAGGAACGCGGCACGCATGTTGAGGTTCGCGCCGCGGCCTGGGGCGAGGACCGCCATGGAGACGAGGTTGCCGACGAGGCCGACGACGCCGAAGACGAGCAGCTCGGTCGGGGCGATCTCGGGAGGCGCCCACAGCCGCTTGACGCCCTCGACCGCCGCGTAGACGCCGACGGCGAGGAGGACTGCCGCCTGCGCGAGCGCCGCGAGCACCTCGACGCGTCGGAAGCCCCAGGTGAGGCGTTCTGTCGGCGGGCGCGCCATGAGCGTCGCCGCGACGAGCGCGACCGCCAGACCGCCAGCGTCGGTGAGCATGTGGGCCGTGTCCGTGAGGAGTGCGAGGCTCCCTGTGAGGATCGCTCCGACAGCCTGCGCGACGAGGACCGTCGACGTGATCGCGAAGGCGATCGCCAGGCGGCGGCGGTGGCCCGACGCCGTCGGGTCGCCCGCGTGGCTGTGCGCGTGGTCGTGCGCCATCTCAGCCCTCCTCCGGCCGGACGAGGTGCGTGCACAGGCTCACGCGCGCACCGGTCGCCGCCAGGAGGTCCTCGGCCGCGCGCAGGAGCGCCGCGAGCGGCGGGGCGGCGGCGAGGCTGAGGACGGTCGAGCGACCCTCGGGCCTCGCGGCGACGAGCCCGCAGTCGCGCAGGCACGCGAGGTGCTTGCTCACGGTCGACTGGGCGAGCCCGAGGTGCTCGACGAGGTCGCGCACCCGGTGCTCGCCCGTCGCGAGGTGCTGGAGGATCGCGAGGCGCGTCGGGTCCGAGAGCGCGTCGAAGAGGTCGGCGTACGTCGCGGTGGCCGCGGCGTCGACGTCGGCCACGAGATGATTCATCGTCACAGAGCGATCCTATCGCTCTGTGACGATGAATGCTAGGGGCTACGCCCGCCCCCGCAGGACCCTGCGGCTCACAACCTTCGCCAGCTCGACGACGAGCAGCACGAGGACCGACACCCCGCCCGCGACCAGCCAGTGCCCACCCGTGATCGGCGCCGAGTCGAACCACGCGTGCATGAAGGGCGCATAGACGAAGACGGCCTGGAGCGCGAGCAGCGAACCCGCCGACACCCACAGCACACGGTTGCCCCGCAGCACCGCCGGCGTCAGGCTCGAACGGTCGAGGAACCGGCAGCTGAAGAGGTACGTGAGCTGCGCCAGGGCGAGCGTCGTCACCGCCGTCGTCCGCGCGACCGCGAGCGACTCCCCCGCCCGTTCGAGCCACATGAAGACACCGAGCGCGGCCGCTCCGATCGCGAGCGACGCGACGACGATCTTGCTGACCGCCGCGACATCGAGGATCCCGCCCTTCGAGCTGCGCGGCCGGCGCCTCATGATGCCCGGCTCCGCCTGCTCGTACGCGAGGGCGAGCGAGAGCGTCACCGCCGTGATCATGTTGACCCACAGCACCTGCACCGGCAGGAGCGGCATCGTGAGGCCCGCGAGCACCGCCACGATGACGACGAGCGACTGCGCGCCGTTGGTCGGCAGGAGGAAGAGCAGCGACTTGCGGATGTTGTCGTAGATCCGACGCCCCTCCTCGACCGCGCGCTCGATCGTCGCGAAGTTGTCGTCCGCGAGGACGATCTCGGCGGCGTCCTTCGTCACCTCGGTGCCCTTGATGCCCATCGCGATGCCGACGTCGGCCTGCGTGAGCGCGGGCGCGTCGTTGACGCCGTCGCCCGTCATCGCGACGACCTCGCCGTGCGCCTGCAGCGCCGCGACGATGCGGATCTTGTGCTCGGGGCTCGTGCGGGCGTAGACGTCGACGTCCCGCACGACCTTGCGCAGCTCCGTCGTCGTGAGCTCCTCGAGCTCGGCCCCCGTGAGGACGCGCGCACCCTCCTGCGCGATGCCCATCTCACGGGCGATGGCGAGCGCCGTGCCCGCGTGGTCGCCCGTGATCATCTTCACGCGGATCCCCGCAGCGTGGCACTCGGCGATCGCCTCGATCGCCTCGGGCCGCGGCGGGTCGACGATCCCGACGAGCCCGCACAGCTCGAGCCCGTCCGCGACGTCCTCCGCGACGACGGTCGTCGCGCCCGCGTCCGCGGGGCGACGCGCCGCAGCGAGGACTCTCAGCCCCTGCGCACCGAGCTCGTCGATGCGCTCGAGCCACCGGTCACGGTCGAGCGGTTCTCGGCCGCCGTCCGCCGACGTCTGCGTCGAGCAGCGCTCGAGAACGCGGTCGGGGGCGCCCTTGACGTGGATGACCGGGGCGTCGTCCCCGTGGCGGTCGAGCGTCGCCATGTACTTCGTCGCCGACTCGAAGGGCAGGACCGCGAGCCGCTCCCACTCCCCCGTGCCCGCGCCAGCCTTGATCCCGAGCACCGCGAGGGCGCCCTCGGTCGGCTCCCCGACGAGGCCCCACCGGCCGCTCTCGCCCTGCTCGACGCGTGCGTCGTTGCACAGCGACATGACGTCCGTGAGCGCGTCGAACGACGCGCGAGCACCGCGCACGACCTCGACACCGTCGATCGTCACGCGCCCCTCGGGCGCGTAGCCGAGTCCCTCGACGTCGACCGTGGCGTCCGCCGTGAGCACCGTGCGCGCCGTCATCTCGTTGCGCGTGAGCGTGCCCGTCTTGTCCGAGCAGATCGTCGTCACCGAGCCCAGCGTCTCGACCGCCGGCAGCTTGCGCGTGATCGCCCGGCGCCGCGCCATCTGCTGGACGCCCAGGGCGAGCGTGATCGTCACGAGCGCCGGCAGGCCCTCGGGGACCGCCGCGACCGCAAAGCCGATCGCCGCGGAGAGCAGCTCGTCGACGGGCTGGGAGTGCACGAGGCGCCCGACGAGCACCATGAACGCGCCGAGGCCGAGGATCGCGACCGCGATGACCTTGCCGAACGTGTCGAGCTGGCGTGTGAGCGGCGTCTTGACGTCCGTGACCTCGGACATCATCGTCTGGATACGCCCGATCTCGGTGTGCTGCCCCGTCGCGACGACGACGCCGGAGCCCTGCCCCGCCGCGACGAGCGTGCTCGAGAACATCATGCTCGTCCGGTCGCCGACCCCGGCCTCCGCGTCGACGGCCCGTTCGTGCTTCTCCGCCGGCACGGACTCTCCGGTGAGCGCCGACTCCTCGATGCGCAGGTTCGTCGCCTCGAGCACACGCACGTCCGCGGGCACACGGTCTCCCGCGCGCACCCGGACGACGTCGCCCGGGACGAGGTCGTCCGCGTCGACCTTCGACCACTGCCCGTCGCGCAGAGCCTCCGCGTGCGTCGAGAGCATCGAGCGGATCGACGCGAGCGCCGACTCCGCCTTTCCCTCCTGGACGAACCCGATGCCCGCGTTGACGATCGCGACCGCGAGGATCACCGCGAAGTCCACCCAGTCGCCGACGACGGCCTTGAGGACCGCCGCGACGAGGAGGACGTAGATGAGGACGTCGTCGAAGTGGACGAGGATCCGCTTCCACAACGGGTCGCGCTCGGGGGGCGGCAGACGGTTCGCACCGTGCTGCGCCAGGAGCCGCGCGGCCGCGTCGCCCGGGAGGCCGTCCGCTGTCGTGCCGAGCTCTGCGAGGACCTCGGCCGGTGATTGCGCCCACGGGACGCGCTCGGGACGGTCCTCGGTCTGGGGCGTCGCGGGCACGGCAGATGGGGCTGCATTCATGCGTTTCATCCTCTCCCGCCGGACGCCGACGCGCCACGGCCTTCGGTCCCCTCGACGTACACCGGCGCGTGCTTCGCTCCCGGCCAGTGGTGGGTCCCTTCCCACGGGTCGTCGGTCCCGACGTGCCACACCTCACGTCGACGTACCCTTCAGGGGTGAAGATCCTCTCGATCCAGTCCTCGGTCGCATACGGCCACGTCGGCAACTCCGCGGCAGTGTTCCCGCTGCAGCGCATCGGCGTCGAGGTCATGCCGGTCCACACCGTGAACTTCTCCAACCACACGGGCTACGGCGCGTGGCGCGGACCGCTCATCGCCCCCGAGGACGTCCGCGAGGTCGTCACGGGCGTCGAGGAGCGCGGCGCGTTCGCCGACACGGACGCGGTCCTCTCCGGCTACCAGGGCGGCGAGGGCATCGCCGACGTCATCCTCGACGCCGTCGCCCGCGTCAAGGCCGCGAACCCGGCCGCGCTCTACGCGTGCGACCCCGTCATGGGCAACGCCAAGAGCGGCTGCTTCGTGGCGCCCGCGATCCCCGTCCTCCTGCGCGACCGCGTCGTGCCCGCGGCGGACATCATCACGCCCAACCAGTTCGAGCTCGGCTTCCTCACGGGCACCGAGCCCGACACGCTCGAGTCGACCCTGGCGTCGGCGGACCTCGCCCGCGCGATGGGCCCGTCGGTCGTCCTCGTGACGAGCGTCGAGCGCCCCGACCGCGAGCCCGGCACGATCGAGATGCTCGCCGTGACGCCCGAGGGCGCGTGGATCGTCACGACCCCGCACCTGCCGTTCAAGGCCAACGGCTCGGGCGACGTCACCGCCGCGCTCTTCACCGCGCACTACGTGCGCACCCGCGACGCGGCCGACGCGCTAGCGCGCACGACGTCGTCGGTGTTCGACCTCCTGCGCACGACGCACGAGTCCGGTCGCCGTGAGCTCGAGCTCGTCGCGGCGCAGGAGTTCTACGCGCACCCGCAGCTGCAGTTCGAGGTGCGCCAGGTGCGCTGACCGCGCGCTCCCGACGAACTGTGGGGGCTCCTGCACACGATCCGTGTGCAGGAGCCCCCACAGTCGTCCCGGGACTCAGGCGAGAGCCTCCGCGAGCAGCTCGATGCTGCGCACGCGCGCCCTAAGCTCCGGCACCTGGTGCGCGACGATGATCTCGTCGGCGCCCGTCCGCTCGAGGAGCTCGCCGACGTAGCCGCGGACGTCGGCGACCTTGCCGACGGCGCTCACGGACATCATGTGCCGCACACGCTCGCCGTGGGAGCCGTCGAGGATCGTCTCGACGTCAACGTCCGAGAGCTCGGCACCCGGCCGCAGCACGAAGCGCCGCACGCGCTCGCGCAGCACGGCGCGGAACGTGTGCGCCGCCTCGGCAGCGTCGTCGGACGCGACGACGTTCGCCGCGACGATCGCGTACGGCTCGGGGCAGGCCGCCGACGGGCGGAAGCTGCGCCGGTAGGTGGCGAGCGCCACGTCGAGGGCGTCGGGCGCGAAGTGCGACGCGAACGCGTACGGCAGCCCGAGCCGGGCCGCCAGGTTCGCACCGAACAGCGACGAGCCGAGGATGTAGAGCGGCACCTTCGTGCCGCGGCCCGGATACGCGTTGACGGCCTCGGTCGGAAGACCGTCGCCGAGGTAGGAGGCGAGCTCGACGACGTCCGTCGGGAAGCGCTCGGAGTCCTCGGGCCTGCGCCGCAGCGCGGCGAGCATCGCGAGGTCGCCGCCCGGCGCACGCCCGAGGCCCAGGTCGATGCGACCCGGGTGGAGCTCGGCGAGCGTCCCGAACTGCTCGGCGATCGCGAGCGGCGAGTGGTTGGGCAACATGACGCCGCCCGCCCCGAGGCGGATCGACGAGGTGTGCGCGGCGACGTGCCCGACGAGCACGGCCGTCGCCGACGAGGCGACCGCCTGCATGTTGTGGTGCTCGGCGTACCAGACCCG encodes:
- a CDS encoding diaminopimelate dehydrogenase encodes the protein MTSPLRIAIVGHGNLGRGVEAALLKTTDAELAGIYTRRDPATVAPLTAGAIVRPLDALEGDADDIDVAILCGGSRSDLPEQTPAIARFLPVVDSFDTHARIPEHFEHVDAAARAGGNVALISAGWDPGLFSINRVYGEALLPDGDTYTFWGRGLSQGHSDAIRRVPGVAAGIQYTHPVAAAVDAVRSGARPELTTREKHTRECFVVLAEGADADAVREAIVTMPDYFADYDTTVRFIDADELARDHAGMPHGGFVIRAAETSDGTNQVVEYSLRLDSNPELTASVLVAAARAVARLQARGEAGAITLLDVPPALLSPRSAAELRRDLL
- a CDS encoding glutaredoxin domain-containing protein; the encoded protein is MSGSITMYGADWCGDCTRAKALLDREGVAYTYVDVEHDEAARDRAIEIAGRQNIPVIVFDDGTHLVEPSNPELLAKVRG
- a CDS encoding cation diffusion facilitator family transporter; translated protein: MAHDHAHSHAGDPTASGHRRRLAIAFAITSTVLVAQAVGAILTGSLALLTDTAHMLTDAGGLAVALVAATLMARPPTERLTWGFRRVEVLAALAQAAVLLAVGVYAAVEGVKRLWAPPEIAPTELLVFGVVGLVGNLVSMAVLAPGRGANLNMRAAFLEVVNDALGSVGVIVAAIVIRTTGWLQADALAGLLIAALIVPRAVTILREAGGILLEQTPRGLDLAVVREHMLGVDHVVDVHDLHASTVATGLPVISAHVVVDDDCFRTGHAPEILHRLAECVATHFPVSLEHSTFQIETADHAAHEPHRHG
- a CDS encoding helix-turn-helix transcriptional regulator; the encoded protein is MNHLVADVDAAATATYADLFDALSDPTRLAILQHLATGEHRVRDLVEHLGLAQSTVSKHLACLRDCGLVAARPEGRSTVLSLAAAPPLAALLRAAEDLLAATGARVSLCTHLVRPEEG
- a CDS encoding HAD-IC family P-type ATPase, translating into MNAAPSAVPATPQTEDRPERVPWAQSPAEVLAELGTTADGLPGDAAARLLAQHGANRLPPPERDPLWKRILVHFDDVLIYVLLVAAVLKAVVGDWVDFAVILAVAIVNAGIGFVQEGKAESALASIRSMLSTHAEALRDGQWSKVDADDLVPGDVVRVRAGDRVPADVRVLEATNLRIEESALTGESVPAEKHERAVDAEAGVGDRTSMMFSSTLVAAGQGSGVVVATGQHTEIGRIQTMMSEVTDVKTPLTRQLDTFGKVIAVAILGLGAFMVLVGRLVHSQPVDELLSAAIGFAVAAVPEGLPALVTITLALGVQQMARRRAITRKLPAVETLGSVTTICSDKTGTLTRNEMTARTVLTADATVDVEGLGYAPEGRVTIDGVEVVRGARASFDALTDVMSLCNDARVEQGESGRWGLVGEPTEGALAVLGIKAGAGTGEWERLAVLPFESATKYMATLDRHGDDAPVIHVKGAPDRVLERCSTQTSADGGREPLDRDRWLERIDELGAQGLRVLAAARRPADAGATTVVAEDVADGLELCGLVGIVDPPRPEAIEAIAECHAAGIRVKMITGDHAGTALAIAREMGIAQEGARVLTGAELEELTTTELRKVVRDVDVYARTSPEHKIRIVAALQAHGEVVAMTGDGVNDAPALTQADVGIAMGIKGTEVTKDAAEIVLADDNFATIERAVEEGRRIYDNIRKSLLFLLPTNGAQSLVVIVAVLAGLTMPLLPVQVLWVNMITAVTLSLALAYEQAEPGIMRRRPRSSKGGILDVAAVSKIVVASLAIGAAALGVFMWLERAGESLAVARTTAVTTLALAQLTYLFSCRFLDRSSLTPAVLRGNRVLWVSAGSLLALQAVFVYAPFMHAWFDSAPITGGHWLVAGGVSVLVLLVVELAKVVSRRVLRGRA
- the pdxY gene encoding pyridoxal kinase PdxY; amino-acid sequence: MKILSIQSSVAYGHVGNSAAVFPLQRIGVEVMPVHTVNFSNHTGYGAWRGPLIAPEDVREVVTGVEERGAFADTDAVLSGYQGGEGIADVILDAVARVKAANPAALYACDPVMGNAKSGCFVAPAIPVLLRDRVVPAADIITPNQFELGFLTGTEPDTLESTLASADLARAMGPSVVLVTSVERPDREPGTIEMLAVTPEGAWIVTTPHLPFKANGSGDVTAALFTAHYVRTRDAADALARTTSSVFDLLRTTHESGRRELELVAAQEFYAHPQLQFEVRQVR
- a CDS encoding LLM class flavin-dependent oxidoreductase — encoded protein: MTRFSMLDLATSAPGRTVREALAEVVPAARAAEAAGYHRVWYAEHHNMQAVASSATAVLVGHVAAHTSSIRLGAGGVMLPNHSPLAIAEQFGTLAELHPGRIDLGLGRAPGGDLAMLAALRRRPEDSERFPTDVVELASYLGDGLPTEAVNAYPGRGTKVPLYILGSSLFGANLAARLGLPYAFASHFAPDALDVALATYRRSFRPSAACPEPYAIVAANVVASDDAAEAAHTFRAVLRERVRRFVLRPGAELSDVDVETILDGSHGERVRHMMSVSAVGKVADVRGYVGELLERTGADEIIVAHQVPELRARVRSIELLAEALA